In a single window of the Flavobacterium sp. W4I14 genome:
- a CDS encoding hypothetical protein (product_source=Hypo-rule applied), translated as MQRQLGAVKGDPFEILIVGGTTIANDMMHKIWLLRNNDGDNW; from the coding sequence ATGCAAAGGCAATTAGGTGCAGTTAAAGGAGATCCATTTGAAATATTGATTGTTGGAGGAACAACAATAGCAAATGATATGATGCATAAAATATGGCTTTTGCGTAACAACGATGGAGATAATTGGTAA
- a CDS encoding hypothetical protein (product_source=Hypo-rule applied) yields the protein MPRGTKVERNSVSNQDHEIRYEADKLDVKPSEIKNAKKSGSNQRKDIEKKVK from the coding sequence ATGCCAAGAGGAACAAAAGTGGAAAGGAATTCTGTTTCCAACCAGGATCATGAAATCAGATACGAAGCAGATAAACTCGATGTAAAACCGTCTGAAATTAAGAATGCCAAGAAAAGCGGGTCCAACCAGCGGAAAGATATCGAAAAGAAAGTTAAATAG
- a CDS encoding RNA polymerase sigma factor (sigma-70 family) (product_source=TIGR02937; cath_funfam=1.10.10.10,1.10.1740.10; cog=COG1595; pfam=PF04542,PF08281; superfamily=88659,88946; tigrfam=TIGR02937) codes for MDSKDFTQAAERHSPQLFTQALKFTNDEEDAKDLVQETLIKGVRFCDRFDKGTNLKGWLYVIMKNTFYNNCVRAKRKSEIISDEDLTSPNLMESSTKNLGETSFALNDIMKALASIKPEYRIAFQRYFEGYKYDEIAKDLNVPLGTVKTYIHQARSELKKYLKMYR; via the coding sequence ATGGATTCAAAGGATTTTACCCAAGCTGCAGAGCGCCATTCACCGCAATTATTTACGCAGGCATTAAAATTCACTAATGACGAGGAGGACGCTAAGGATCTTGTACAGGAAACCCTTATTAAAGGAGTACGCTTCTGCGACAGATTTGATAAGGGAACCAATTTAAAGGGATGGTTATATGTGATCATGAAAAACACATTTTATAACAATTGTGTAAGAGCCAAGCGGAAAAGCGAAATCATTTCAGATGAGGATCTAACGAGTCCGAATTTAATGGAAAGTTCCACAAAAAATCTGGGCGAAACATCCTTTGCGCTTAATGATATCATGAAAGCCCTGGCCTCGATAAAACCTGAATACCGGATTGCATTTCAAAGGTATTTTGAAGGCTATAAGTACGATGAGATCGCTAAAGACCTCAATGTTCCATTGGGCACTGTTAAAACCTATATCCACCAGGCGCGATCTGAGCTGAAAAAATACTTAAAAATGTACAGGTAA
- a CDS encoding hypothetical protein (product_source=Hypo-rule applied; cath_funfam=1.10.3490.10; transmembrane_helix_parts=Inside_1_49,TMhelix_50_72,Outside_73_348) has product MHLIEKDKTIEKVTQTIKERQVQMGELKNYYRQLKALINKKIMKKIMKKIILSIIGLFFYLVSNSQTPVQVVNVPGSYYAYLGSLVFDDNSYSNSQKIIVKIFGGSWFSDSNGETTYYISNRDGISVKQISLGSYSQSRLKLKAYKNGTNIDFYIAPSQSEYTSFAVTSFSFGNGINERFIDITIRSTVPTGTDISSSINIVPIMMTDESGNVGLGTSTPNEKLAVNGKIRAREIKVEAGNWPDYVFEERYNVGTLEGLESYIKMNKHLPGMPTAKEIAENGLELGEMVRLQQQKIEELTLHLIDKDKALKKVEVENTQLKAKQAEQDTAIKKMIGRMDKIELKKTVN; this is encoded by the coding sequence TTGCACTTAATCGAAAAGGACAAAACGATTGAAAAGGTAACTCAGACGATCAAGGAGCGGCAGGTACAGATGGGGGAATTGAAAAACTATTACCGGCAATTAAAGGCACTTATTAATAAAAAAATAATGAAAAAAATAATGAAAAAAATAATACTGTCCATTATTGGCTTGTTTTTCTATTTGGTCTCAAATAGCCAAACTCCGGTTCAAGTAGTAAATGTGCCAGGCTCTTATTATGCATACTTGGGCAGCTTAGTCTTTGACGATAACTCTTATTCAAATTCTCAAAAAATTATTGTCAAAATATTCGGAGGATCTTGGTTTTCTGATTCTAATGGTGAAACTACCTATTATATTTCAAATAGGGATGGTATAAGTGTTAAACAAATTAGCTTAGGCAGCTATTCTCAGAGTAGACTAAAGTTAAAAGCGTATAAAAATGGGACTAATATTGATTTTTATATTGCGCCATCTCAAAGTGAATACACTTCATTTGCTGTTACTTCTTTTTCTTTTGGTAACGGTATCAATGAGCGTTTTATAGATATTACAATTCGGTCTACTGTGCCCACCGGTACAGATATCTCCTCATCCATTAATATTGTGCCGATAATGATGACAGATGAATCAGGGAATGTTGGTTTAGGAACCTCAACTCCAAATGAAAAACTTGCTGTGAATGGTAAGATCAGGGCCCGTGAAATAAAAGTAGAAGCAGGCAATTGGCCTGATTATGTTTTTGAAGAACGTTACAATGTTGGAACGTTGGAAGGGTTAGAAAGTTATATTAAAATGAATAAACATTTGCCTGGTATGCCAACGGCTAAAGAAATTGCTGAAAATGGGTTGGAATTAGGAGAAATGGTAAGATTGCAGCAACAAAAGATAGAGGAATTAACACTGCATTTAATTGATAAGGATAAAGCCCTTAAAAAAGTAGAAGTTGAAAATACACAATTGAAAGCAAAACAGGCAGAGCAAGATACCGCCATAAAAAAAATGATCGGGCGAATGGATAAAATTGAACTTAAAAAAACAGTAAACTGA
- a CDS encoding hypothetical protein (product_source=Hypo-rule applied; smart=SM00435; superfamily=140560) yields MTEYDELGKLMKLRKEREKLIPKVVDKKKKIRAKRKSRKVILKKWIINISDE; encoded by the coding sequence ATGACAGAGTATGATGAGCTTGGTAAGTTGATGAAATTACGAAAAGAAAGAGAAAAATTAATTCCGAAAGTTGTAGATAAAAAGAAAAAAATCAGAGCGAAACGAAAATCAAGGAAAGTGATACTCAAGAAATGGATTATCAACATTTCGGATGAATAA
- a CDS encoding hypothetical protein (product_source=Hypo-rule applied; transmembrane_helix_parts=Inside_1_12,TMhelix_13_35,Outside_36_123) translates to MEIIGNKMLKAGALYFSIIVAFLIAVICASLIMLAANYRGSYLKEMRMARLNRNMDSGIAYVLAGNENTSGSLERLDLFGDQTDSVWPFLPKCPPEVAIFPFFRLPGDFGNSRQRIPFQTVHP, encoded by the coding sequence ATGGAGATAATTGGTAATAAGATGCTCAAGGCAGGGGCGTTATATTTCTCGATAATTGTTGCTTTTCTGATTGCGGTGATCTGTGCATCGCTGATCATGTTGGCCGCGAACTATCGGGGAAGCTACCTGAAAGAAATGCGGATGGCCAGGCTGAACAGGAATATGGACTCGGGCATTGCCTACGTACTTGCTGGAAATGAAAATACAAGCGGTAGTTTAGAACGCCTGGATCTTTTTGGTGATCAAACAGACAGTGTGTGGCCATTTTTGCCGAAATGCCCACCTGAGGTAGCAATTTTTCCATTCTTTAGATTGCCTGGGGATTTCGGCAATAGTAGACAGCGGATTCCGTTCCAAACTGTACACCCGTAG
- a CDS encoding hypothetical protein (product_source=Hypo-rule applied): MALSNEIKNFKWVVQEKTKRVLKITFLAMELFPGFSSVYAQSLIYSEDLLKFDYLTRRFISESVQIPIEQPFKISVDGLSSKDIVVIQANEVKYADIIAK; encoded by the coding sequence ATGGCTCTCTCAAATGAAATAAAAAACTTTAAATGGGTTGTTCAAGAAAAAACGAAAAGAGTGTTAAAGATAACGTTCTTAGCGATGGAATTGTTTCCTGGTTTTTCCTCGGTGTACGCGCAATCACTTATTTATTCTGAAGACCTTCTTAAATTTGATTATTTAACTCGTCGATTCATCAGCGAATCGGTTCAAATACCAATTGAGCAGCCTTTCAAAATCTCGGTGGACGGCCTTAGTTCAAAGGATATTGTTGTCATACAAGCTAACGAAGTTAAATACGCGGACATTATTGCGAAATAA
- a CDS encoding hypothetical protein (product_source=Hypo-rule applied; cleavage_site_network=SignalP-noTM; transmembrane_helix_parts=Inside_1_4,TMhelix_5_24,Outside_25_54), with the protein MKNTILFIFFLLTTVSSFGQVTYTKGCVLDLEIYKTVKAISKPTTRSFDNNLQR; encoded by the coding sequence ATGAAAAATACAATTTTATTTATTTTCTTTCTCTTAACAACAGTAAGCTCGTTTGGACAAGTTACTTATACAAAAGGGTGTGTTCTTGACCTAGAAATTTATAAAACAGTTAAGGCAATTTCAAAACCAACTACCAGGAGTTTCGATAATAATTTACAGCGGTGA
- a CDS encoding hypothetical protein (product_source=Hypo-rule applied), producing the protein MIMGFIKNALIGIAIFEGIKYLTKKDALGYSKLDELKEKAPGWIEKAKTATNDIKAGQLPQL; encoded by the coding sequence ATGATTATGGGATTTATTAAAAATGCACTTATCGGAATCGCGATTTTTGAAGGGATTAAATACCTGACCAAAAAAGACGCACTGGGTTATTCTAAACTGGACGAGCTAAAAGAAAAAGCACCGGGGTGGATAGAGAAAGCGAAAACGGCCACAAATGATATAAAGGCCGGGCAGCTGCCCCAGCTTTAG
- a CDS encoding transposase (product_source=KO:K07486; cog=COG3547; ko=KO:K07486; pfam=PF01548,PF02371), with protein sequence MDALNKTKRYVYFIGIDISKETLDIAVMVQGSILVHNTIPNEPKAISDHMLHLKGSLKFTTRNTVVGMENTGIYGNYLINKLKTLKIDTVVDSPLRIKNSLGLIRGKTDKKDAERIALYLYRSRDILRLRIPRRPIIEQLAGLSTLRKRLQSLHIAMRVPLKENTGFIKKGLIEQNNRLCSRSIDALRLDIQDVEDSIEATWKADEETNRLMTLMQSVPCVGPVVALEILICTNEFKSISTIRKFASYAGIAPFPYKSGTTVHKKTRVSKIANKKIKALLHTSAVLAKMFIPDIKAYYHRKMNLEGKHKMSVLNAIRLKIAARVFSCVKNNRLYEKIHEYRPANDLAPPI encoded by the coding sequence ATGGATGCACTGAATAAAACAAAAAGGTATGTCTATTTCATCGGGATCGACATATCAAAAGAAACCCTGGATATCGCCGTTATGGTTCAGGGATCTATTTTGGTCCACAATACCATCCCCAATGAACCAAAAGCGATCAGTGATCATATGCTACACCTGAAAGGTTCTTTAAAGTTTACCACCAGAAATACCGTTGTTGGAATGGAAAATACAGGAATCTATGGCAATTACCTGATCAACAAACTGAAGACGCTTAAAATCGATACTGTCGTCGACTCTCCGCTTCGCATTAAAAATTCTTTGGGTTTAATCAGGGGCAAAACTGATAAAAAAGATGCAGAAAGAATCGCGCTCTACCTCTACAGGTCCAGAGATATATTAAGATTAAGGATACCAAGACGGCCGATCATCGAACAGCTGGCCGGTTTATCCACTTTGAGAAAGCGGTTACAATCCCTTCACATCGCTATGCGGGTGCCCTTAAAAGAAAACACAGGTTTTATAAAAAAAGGCCTTATTGAACAGAACAACAGACTTTGCTCCCGGAGTATCGATGCGCTTAGACTGGATATACAGGATGTTGAAGATTCGATCGAGGCGACATGGAAAGCGGATGAAGAAACAAACCGCCTGATGACTTTGATGCAGTCAGTGCCCTGCGTTGGACCCGTGGTTGCACTGGAAATCCTCATCTGCACCAATGAATTTAAAAGTATAAGTACCATCAGAAAGTTCGCATCATACGCTGGAATAGCACCCTTCCCTTATAAATCGGGGACTACTGTCCATAAGAAAACCCGGGTATCAAAGATCGCCAACAAAAAAATTAAAGCGCTGCTACATACCTCTGCCGTTCTGGCCAAAATGTTTATCCCGGATATCAAGGCTTACTATCACCGTAAAATGAACCTAGAGGGAAAACACAAGATGTCAGTACTCAATGCAATCCGGTTAAAAATCGCCGCAAGGGTATTTTCCTGTGTCAAAAACAACAGATTATACGAAAAAATACACGAATACAGACCTGCTAACGATCTTGCCCCGCCGATTTAA
- a CDS encoding NAD(P)-dependent dehydrogenase (short-subunit alcohol dehydrogenase family) (product_source=COG1028; cath_funfam=3.40.50.720; cog=COG1028; pfam=PF13561; superfamily=51735) encodes MDDRPHSLGEIGRSEDVAKMVTIFCGDAAAYITGAEIVMDGV; translated from the coding sequence ATGGATGATCGGCCGCATTCGCTCGGCGAAATCGGAAGATCTGAGGATGTGGCCAAAATGGTTACCATCTTCTGTGGTGATGCTGCCGCTTATATTACCGGTGCGGAAATCGTAATGGACGGGGTATGA
- a CDS encoding DNA-binding response OmpR family regulator (product_source=COG0745; cath_funfam=3.40.50.2300; cog=COG0745; pfam=PF00072; smart=SM00448; superfamily=52172), producing MAKRIYVLEDDQDIRDIIEMILTGEKYEVISFSSISEFMSKDRHDQADLFLLDIRLPDGNGINVCEKLKKDYNTEKIPVLMMSAHSSQNEVQNSCGAQGFIAKPFDIYKLIEQVGHSIRHN from the coding sequence ATGGCAAAAAGAATATATGTCCTCGAAGATGATCAGGACATCAGGGATATCATAGAAATGATCCTTACCGGGGAAAAATATGAAGTGATAAGCTTTTCGAGCATCAGTGAATTCATGTCGAAGGACAGACATGATCAGGCAGATCTGTTCCTTCTTGATATCAGGTTGCCCGACGGTAACGGAATCAATGTATGTGAAAAGCTCAAGAAAGATTATAATACCGAAAAAATACCCGTGCTCATGATGAGCGCCCACTCGAGTCAGAACGAGGTACAAAATTCATGCGGAGCACAGGGTTTTATTGCTAAACCGTTTGATATATATAAGCTGATAGAGCAGGTTGGCCATAGCATCCGCCACAATTAA
- a CDS encoding hypothetical protein (product_source=COG5435; cog=COG5435): MSIQNIHYLNPLLSIEQITALEKAAERHSQQANMDFKIHSVDGNVIQVETGQGETASGKYATRQVLVKRTEELFEKRLPGFEIHVTANAVLPAPTDVVNVSWIDKKMQQKGLRIKQIAFETGIDRESISD, from the coding sequence ATGAGTATACAAAATATCCATTATCTGAATCCACTTTTAAGCATAGAGCAGATTACGGCATTGGAGAAGGCTGCCGAACGCCACTCACAGCAGGCTAATATGGATTTTAAAATCCATTCGGTTGATGGCAACGTTATACAGGTGGAAACGGGCCAGGGCGAAACAGCCTCCGGAAAATATGCCACCAGGCAGGTGCTTGTTAAACGGACCGAAGAGCTGTTTGAGAAACGGCTTCCGGGATTTGAAATACATGTTACCGCCAATGCTGTTTTACCCGCTCCAACCGATGTGGTTAACGTTTCCTGGATCGACAAAAAAATGCAGCAAAAGGGACTGCGTATCAAGCAGATTGCCTTTGAAACCGGCATTGACCGGGAAAGTATCTCCGACTAG
- a CDS encoding hypothetical protein (product_source=Hypo-rule applied; pfam=PF13030), whose protein sequence is MIVNYAENGWEIITQRAHGLLAGQICARWKISDQPLRWVETLIATTEHDDVFNEFQLGPLLTDSGGPMDFKMTCFNEHACRQMIEMALSKSRFIALLFARHIGFTHGSEPAAKPYLAVLKKLESKWMKEADSNTAEVNRAYELLEFCDAFSLLICQGQIPPEERKLEISRGPNGVSYQFFQKENRLIVMPWPFEIESFNVHYECRILKDLRFKSETEFKDVLGNARIELRELTISAT, encoded by the coding sequence TTGATTGTTAACTACGCAGAAAATGGCTGGGAAATTATCACCCAGCGTGCTCACGGTCTTTTGGCCGGACAGATCTGTGCGCGATGGAAAATTTCTGACCAGCCCTTGAGATGGGTAGAAACGCTTATCGCAACGACCGAACACGATGATGTTTTCAACGAATTTCAGCTCGGGCCGCTGCTCACCGATAGTGGTGGGCCCATGGACTTTAAGATGACCTGTTTTAACGAGCATGCCTGCAGACAGATGATTGAGATGGCGTTGAGCAAAAGCCGTTTTATCGCCTTATTGTTTGCAAGGCACATCGGTTTCACACATGGAAGCGAGCCGGCTGCAAAGCCATATCTTGCAGTCCTTAAAAAACTGGAAAGCAAATGGATGAAAGAGGCTGATAGCAACACTGCAGAGGTTAACCGTGCATATGAACTTCTGGAATTCTGCGATGCTTTTTCGCTGCTTATCTGCCAGGGCCAGATCCCGCCCGAAGAGCGGAAATTAGAAATAAGCAGGGGACCGAATGGTGTATCTTATCAGTTTTTTCAAAAAGAAAACCGTCTGATTGTAATGCCCTGGCCATTTGAAATAGAAAGTTTTAATGTACACTACGAGTGCCGGATCCTAAAGGACCTTCGCTTTAAAAGTGAAACCGAATTTAAAGATGTACTTGGGAACGCAAGAATCGAACTTAGGGAATTAACCATAAGCGCAACCTGA
- a CDS encoding bifunctional non-homologous end joining protein LigD (product_source=KO:K01971; cath_funfam=2.40.50.140,3.30.470.30,3.60.10.10; cog=COG0708,COG1793,COG3285; ko=KO:K01971; pfam=PF01068,PF03372,PF04679; superfamily=50249,56091,56219; tigrfam=TIGR00195,TIGR02776) — MKVATYNINGINGRLAILLRWLKQSAPDVVCLQELKCESRHFPEKAIQDAGYHAIWRGEKSWNGVAILSKQPIRKLRDDLPGEDETFTHSRYIEGFTFGMVIGCLYLPNGNPYPGPKFDYKLHWFSLLAQHAKTLLNTRLPVMLVGDYNVMPTELDTYKPEKYKDNALFRTESRKAYAALVNQGWTDAIRTLYPNERIYTFWDYLRNAYGRDAGLRLDHFLLNPLLAARLQNGDVDKEVRGWEKSSDHAPVWIALGETSRVTEDKSQADKTAENKHKAKKSAKKTGIKSEDKSKPAFAVSNAIQELLDKAPNAKIPREIKAMKATQIDRPFNDPEWLYEIKWDGYRALAFVEKGKVALVSRNNLVYEQFSPINKIFEGWDMDIVLDGEIVVLDEIGMPVFGALQNWRDEEKLNLVFYVFDIIWYNKKLLTGYTLKERRAILEAVLPREEGTVRLSHFFDADGEAFYDTAKRMGLEGIIAKKADSTYTGDIRSRNWLKVKAKLRQEVIIAGYTRNEDSGKFFSALALGVYDYSGVLRYIGKVGTGFNDVSQKALMKRFAPLETKICPFDIVPDVDEPSRFRPRRLGAKPTWLSPELVCEVEFAEISRDGKLRQASFKGLREDKNSQDVVLEIATGTNEIIEEADHQTEKMETENNSSKISPKKTIKQIGLKRKMPEKPLLEGKAETVEKKIDGQLIRFTHLNKLYWPEDGISKRDMFNYYDKVAPYMVPYLIDRPMSLNRFPGGIHGQSFYQKNVAETAPSWAHTMPHTNEKGEGKEYLLGHDRATLLWMATLGCIEMNPWFSRVTSPDNPDYCVIDLDPDKNTFEQVIEAARVTKSVLDGMGVPSYAKTSGSTGIHIYVPLGAKYSYDQSQLFAQVVVKLVHRELPSYTTLERIISNRKGKMYLDFLQNRPGATIAGVYSLRPKPGATVSMPLGWEEVKPGLTMRDFTIHNAPERLSETGDLFSGVLAEGIDMAAAIAKARETFG, encoded by the coding sequence ATGAAGGTTGCTACCTACAACATCAATGGCATAAACGGCAGGCTGGCTATATTGCTGCGCTGGCTTAAACAGTCGGCGCCGGATGTGGTATGCCTTCAGGAGCTCAAATGCGAAAGCCGCCATTTTCCCGAAAAAGCAATTCAAGATGCAGGTTACCATGCCATATGGCGCGGGGAAAAAAGCTGGAACGGTGTAGCTATACTCTCTAAACAGCCTATTAGGAAACTCCGCGATGATCTTCCCGGCGAAGATGAAACCTTTACCCATAGCCGCTACATTGAAGGCTTTACCTTTGGTATGGTAATTGGGTGCCTGTATCTTCCAAACGGAAATCCTTATCCCGGACCAAAATTCGATTATAAACTGCACTGGTTCTCGCTGCTCGCCCAGCATGCTAAAACCTTGTTAAATACACGCCTTCCCGTTATGCTGGTAGGCGATTATAACGTGATGCCGACCGAACTGGATACTTACAAGCCAGAAAAGTATAAAGACAATGCCCTGTTTAGAACAGAAAGCCGGAAAGCCTATGCTGCGCTCGTAAATCAGGGATGGACAGATGCAATCAGAACCTTATACCCGAATGAGCGCATTTACACTTTTTGGGATTACCTGCGCAATGCTTACGGCAGGGATGCCGGCCTGCGTTTAGATCATTTTCTGCTAAATCCACTTCTTGCAGCGCGGTTACAAAACGGTGATGTCGATAAAGAAGTCCGTGGTTGGGAGAAATCCAGCGATCATGCGCCTGTTTGGATCGCGCTCGGAGAAACTTCCAGGGTTACTGAAGACAAAAGCCAAGCTGATAAAACAGCTGAAAACAAGCATAAAGCGAAAAAAAGCGCCAAAAAGACCGGCATTAAAAGCGAAGACAAAAGTAAACCAGCCTTCGCTGTCAGTAATGCTATTCAGGAACTACTGGATAAGGCGCCCAACGCAAAAATACCCCGGGAAATCAAAGCAATGAAGGCTACCCAGATAGACAGGCCTTTTAATGATCCTGAATGGTTATACGAAATCAAATGGGACGGCTACCGCGCACTGGCTTTTGTAGAAAAAGGCAAGGTAGCGCTGGTATCGAGAAACAACCTGGTGTATGAGCAGTTTTCTCCTATCAATAAAATATTTGAGGGCTGGGATATGGATATTGTGCTGGACGGAGAGATCGTGGTACTGGATGAGATCGGCATGCCTGTTTTCGGCGCTCTTCAGAACTGGAGGGATGAAGAAAAACTTAACCTGGTATTTTATGTGTTCGATATCATCTGGTATAATAAAAAACTGTTGACCGGATATACTTTGAAAGAGAGAAGAGCCATTCTGGAAGCCGTATTACCCAGAGAGGAGGGTACTGTAAGGCTCAGCCATTTTTTTGATGCAGATGGTGAGGCATTTTATGATACAGCGAAACGGATGGGACTTGAAGGCATTATTGCCAAAAAAGCTGATAGCACCTATACCGGCGATATCCGCTCGCGCAACTGGCTAAAGGTTAAAGCCAAACTCCGCCAGGAAGTCATCATCGCCGGTTACACACGCAATGAAGATTCCGGTAAATTTTTCAGTGCTTTGGCCCTGGGCGTATATGACTATTCCGGGGTGCTGCGTTACATCGGCAAAGTAGGTACTGGCTTTAATGATGTGTCGCAAAAAGCGCTAATGAAACGTTTTGCTCCTCTGGAAACCAAAATATGCCCTTTCGATATCGTGCCGGATGTGGACGAACCCTCCAGGTTCCGCCCGCGCAGATTGGGCGCAAAACCGACCTGGTTATCTCCTGAGCTGGTCTGTGAGGTCGAGTTTGCCGAAATCAGCCGGGATGGAAAGCTGCGCCAGGCTTCCTTCAAGGGATTACGGGAGGATAAAAATTCCCAAGATGTTGTACTGGAAATCGCTACAGGCACCAACGAAATAATAGAAGAGGCCGATCATCAAACTGAAAAAATGGAAACAGAAAATAATTCATCCAAAATCAGTCCTAAAAAAACAATTAAACAAATAGGCCTCAAACGAAAGATGCCAGAAAAACCACTACTCGAAGGCAAAGCCGAAACGGTAGAGAAAAAAATCGACGGCCAACTGATCAGGTTTACCCATCTGAACAAACTTTACTGGCCAGAGGATGGGATAAGCAAAAGGGACATGTTCAATTACTATGATAAGGTTGCACCCTATATGGTTCCTTATCTAATAGACCGGCCAATGTCTTTGAACCGCTTTCCCGGCGGCATTCATGGGCAAAGTTTCTATCAGAAAAACGTAGCTGAAACCGCTCCGTCATGGGCACATACTATGCCTCATACCAATGAAAAAGGGGAGGGAAAGGAATACTTGCTAGGGCATGACCGCGCAACGCTATTATGGATGGCCACTTTAGGCTGTATCGAAATGAACCCTTGGTTTAGCCGCGTTACTTCACCCGATAATCCCGATTACTGCGTAATCGATCTTGATCCCGATAAAAATACATTCGAACAGGTAATCGAAGCGGCTCGGGTAACCAAATCGGTACTTGATGGTATGGGCGTTCCTTCATATGCAAAAACTTCAGGATCAACCGGGATCCACATCTATGTCCCCCTCGGCGCAAAATACAGCTATGACCAATCGCAATTATTTGCCCAGGTGGTAGTCAAACTCGTTCACCGCGAACTGCCATCCTATACCACCCTGGAGCGGATAATCTCTAACCGCAAGGGAAAAATGTACCTCGATTTTTTGCAGAACCGGCCAGGTGCCACCATTGCCGGCGTGTATTCCCTCAGACCTAAACCGGGCGCCACCGTATCTATGCCGCTTGGCTGGGAAGAAGTAAAACCCGGGCTTACCATGCGCGATTTTACCATCCATAATGCACCGGAAAGGTTGAGTGAAACGGGAGATCTTTTTAGTGGTGTTTTAGCTGAGGGCATTGACATGGCCGCTGCAATTGCCAAAGCGAGGGAAACTTTTGGTTAG